ATCAGCTTTTCGACGCCGGGTCCTCGACTCGAGAGGCAAACATGACAGGCTTTTCGCTTCCCCTGATGGGTGGGGTACTCATCGGGCTGAGTGCTTCGCTCCTCCTCCTCTTCAACGGCCGAGTGGCTGGCATCAGCGGAATCGTCGGCGGGCTCCTGGCCCCCAGCCGGGGTGAGGTTCCCTGGAGGCTGGCCTTCATCGCCGGGCTGGTAGGGGGCGGCTTTCTGGTACGCGCGCTGCTGCCCGGTGCCTTCGGCCAGGAGACGTCTTCGCCCGCTCCCGGCCTGACGGTGGCGGCCGGCCTCCTGGTGGGCCTTGGTACGCACCTGAGCAACGGCTGTACCAGTGGCCACGGCGTCTGCGGCGTCAGCCGCGGCTCCATGCGTTCCATCGTCGCCACCCTCGTCTTCATGGCGACGGGAGCACTGGCCGTCTTCGTCCTGCGCACGCTCAGGGGAGGTGTGCTGTGAAGACGTCCCTCTCGGCGCTCCTGGCGGGCCTGTTGTTCGCACTCGGGCTCGGCGTGGGGGGGATGACCGATCCCGCCCGGGTGCGGGCCTTCCTCGATGTCACGGGGAACTGGGATGCCAGCCTCGCCTTCGTCATGGCGGGGGCGCTCGGCACCCATGCGCTGTTGCGGCGCTTCATCCTGCGCCACCCCAAGCCCGTCTTCGCCCCGGCCTTTCCCACGGCCTCGCGGACGAAGGTGGACCGCCGTCTCCTCGTGGGGGCGGCCCTCTTCGGGGCCGGCTGGGGTCTGTCCGGCTACTGCCCGGGTCCCGCGCTCACCTCGCTGGCGAGCGGCGCATCCACGGCGCTGACCTTCGTGGCGGCGATGCTCGGAGGCATGCTCCTCTTGCGCCTGTGGGAGAGCTCCCGCATTTCCCACGAGGCTGTCACCTCGAGCCGAGGAGGAGCGTGATGGCCGAGCAGCGCCCAGCTGCCGCCGCCCCTGGTGATGCGCCTGGAAGACGAGCAGGCACCTGTCTGGCTGTTCATGCGGGTGTGCTTCTCTCCGTGCAGATCTTCGGGGCTGGCCCCGAGGCTGATGCGTGCCTGACACCGCCTCTCATATCCTGCTGGTGGAGACTCCTCCCGCTCTTCAGCGGCACCTGCGCCTGGCACTCGGTCCGCTCGGCCTGCGCCTGCATTGGCCCGAGGTGGGGCAGGTGCTCGAGTCCCTGGACGGCCGGAGGGTCGCCGCGATGGTGCTTCCCCTGGCGAGCGAGGGTGGGCTTTCCGAGCGTCAGGCCCTGCGGCTGACGCGGGAGGCGCACGCCCGCGGTGTACCCGTGCTGCTGCTCACCCAGGAGCTCCCCGAGGCGGTGCGGGTGATGGCCGCCCACCCGGTGGGCGCGGCGGACGTGCTGGCGTGTCCCTCCGAGCCGCAGGTCCTGCGCGCGCGGGTGGCCGGCCTGGTGAAGCGTTTCCAGGCGCACGCCGCCCAGGAGGCCCTGCGCGAGTCCGAGGAGCGCTACCGCCTCACCACGCTCGCCACCAGTGATGCCATGTACGACTGGGACATGGTGACGAACAGGCTGCACTGGAGCCCCCATGTGCGGACGCTCTTCGGCCATCCTCCGGCGGGGATACGCCCGGACTTCCACTGGTGGGCGCGCACCCTGCACCGGGAGGACCGGCGGCGGGTGCTGGCGAGCCTGGGTGAGGCCATCGACCGCGGAGCCATCAAGTGGCGGGAGGAGTACCGCTTCGGCCGCGTGGATGGCTCGTACGCGGACGTGGTGGATCAGGGCTA
The sequence above is drawn from the Archangium gephyra genome and encodes:
- a CDS encoding YeeE/YedE family protein, with the translated sequence MTGFSLPLMGGVLIGLSASLLLLFNGRVAGISGIVGGLLAPSRGEVPWRLAFIAGLVGGGFLVRALLPGAFGQETSSPAPGLTVAAGLLVGLGTHLSNGCTSGHGVCGVSRGSMRSIVATLVFMATGALAVFVLRTLRGGVL
- a CDS encoding DUF6691 family protein is translated as MKTSLSALLAGLLFALGLGVGGMTDPARVRAFLDVTGNWDASLAFVMAGALGTHALLRRFILRHPKPVFAPAFPTASRTKVDRRLLVGAALFGAGWGLSGYCPGPALTSLASGASTALTFVAAMLGGMLLLRLWESSRISHEAVTSSRGGA